CCCAGGCGTACGAGGAGATCGAGCCGTCCGGGTCCGTCGAACCCGACGCGTCGAACGAGCAGTCCGGGGTCGTCGACGAGCACTTCGTGGCGAAGGAAGCCTTCGGAGCACCGGGATCACGGGCACCGAGGTCGTCCACGTACAGCAGCCGGTTCGGCGTGTCCGACGGGTCGGAGATCTTGTTGACGGTCGTCGTGTCGAGGACCAGGGCGTTGGCGTCGGCCACCGAGATGTCCGGGTCGGCGGCCAACACCAGCGCCAGGGCGCCGGCCACGTGCGGGGTGGCCATCGACGTGCCGTTCCACGCGGCGGTCTTGCCGTCCTGGGTGATGGAGGTGATGCTGCTGCCCGGCGCGAACAGTTCGACGCACTCGCCCCAGTTGGACCCGCCGTTGCCCCAACGGCTGCGACGGTCCTCGCTGTCCGACGCGCCGACGGTCAGCACGCCCGGCGCGGCGGCCGGACTGACTTCACAGGCATCCTTCGTGTCGTTGCCCGCCGCGACGGCCCACGCGACACCCGCCGCGACCGAGTTGGCCACGGCCTCATCGATCGAGGTGCTCCGGTTGCCACCGAGGCTCATGTTGCCCACCGCGGCTTGCGGGGCGTTCTTGGTCACCCACTCGATGCCCGCGATGACCTGGTCCCACGAGCCACTGCCGCCGCAGTTCAACACCCGTACCGCGACCATGTCCACGTTCTTCGCGATGCCGTAGGTCTTGCTGCCGATCGTGCCGGCCACGTGGGTTCCGTGGCCGTGGCAGTCACTCGCGTCGCTGTCGTTGTCGATGAAGTCGTAGCCGCTGACGGCCCGACCCTCCAGCTCGGGGTGGTCGAACGCGATGCCCGTGTCGACGACGTAAGCCGTGACGTTGGACCCGTCGTTCGGCGCCGCGTAGCTGTTGTCCAGCGGCAGGTCGCGCTGGTCGACGCGGTCCAGACCCCACGTCTCGGACGTGCGCACCACACCGTTCTGCTCGACGTAGCGCACCGCCGGGTCCGCGGCGAGCCGCTTCGCCTGCTGCTCGCTCATCCGCACCGAGAAGCCCCGCATCGCGGACGAGTACACGTGCGCGACCTGTCCGCCGTACTGACCGGCCAAGTCGGTCGCCCGCGCCGAGACCGCCGCCTGGGCGCTCACCGCCGTCGACGGCGCGCTGTTCAAGGCCACGATGTAGCTGCCCTCGACGGCATCCCGGGCGCCCGCGCCCAAGATCTGCCCCTCAGCCGCCTGCGCGACACCGACGACGCTCATCGTCAGCGCGATGGTCGAGACCACACCGGTACACAGCCCGGCCATGCGCTTGCCTGTCCTTTTTAACGTGGACATGCGTGATCAAACTCCTTCAGTCGTAGCAGGGAAACGACTCCAGGTAACGCCCCGTCACCCCGTCGGGCACCCCTCGCGTGCTGACCACGGGATGGCATGCAGGGACATCGCCTGCTTAGTGAGGATCGGCACTACGCAGCAGGCGAACAATCAGTATCGGAGTTCGTACGTATACGCAATTAATGGCTCCCTGCCACCGATCGTCCGCCTCGACGTCTGATGTACGGCCATTTACCGGATTTCATCCGAAAAGTTCCGTTGCTACGCTCCAAACCGGTTCCAGAGTG
This is a stretch of genomic DNA from Saccharothrix ecbatanensis. It encodes these proteins:
- a CDS encoding S8 family serine peptidase codes for the protein MSTLKRTGKRMAGLCTGVVSTIALTMSVVGVAQAAEGQILGAGARDAVEGSYIVALNSAPSTAVSAQAAVSARATDLAGQYGGQVAHVYSSAMRGFSVRMSEQQAKRLAADPAVRYVEQNGVVRTSETWGLDRVDQRDLPLDNSYAAPNDGSNVTAYVVDTGIAFDHPELEGRAVSGYDFIDNDSDASDCHGHGTHVAGTIGSKTYGIAKNVDMVAVRVLNCGGSGSWDQVIAGIEWVTKNAPQAAVGNMSLGGNRSTSIDEAVANSVAAGVAWAVAAGNDTKDACEVSPAAAPGVLTVGASDSEDRRSRWGNGGSNWGECVELFAPGSSITSITQDGKTAAWNGTSMATPHVAGALALVLAADPDISVADANALVLDTTTVNKISDPSDTPNRLLYVDDLGARDPGAPKASFATKCSSTTPDCSFDASGSTDPDGSISSYAWEFGDGTTGTGVKPSHKYSKNGTYTVKLTVTDNSGKTATTSRRAVAGPQPPRASFSVMCRQALCSFDGSGSTDPNGDIVSYAWDFGNGKTGTGVKADHTYSTTSQTVTFTAKLTVTDSFDQKSTVSKQIRCHGAPSPNFPTFCIPLMF